In Coregonus clupeaformis isolate EN_2021a chromosome 7, ASM2061545v1, whole genome shotgun sequence, one genomic interval encodes:
- the LOC121570358 gene encoding probable G-protein coupled receptor 139 codes for MEHSHIFTLLPPPNSSAWSPGQQPADTPQGCPLGPLPVIYYSALLCLGLPANILTVIILSQLVLRRQKSSYNYLLALAAADILVLLLIVFVDFILEDFILGAPLPPSLNKAVQVLEFSSIHTSIWITVPLTVDRYIAVCHPLKYHSVSYPARTRRVIMGVYTGCLVSAAPYYWWPELWHGLPGGGTGSGGGGSSSSAAQHVLVWVHCATVYLLPCSVFFSLNAMIVRKLQRRRSCFRLRGYSTGKTTAILLAITSVFAVLWAPRTVMILYHLYTAPPASPGPARLLHLLTDVANMLALLNTGVNFFLYCFISKRFRTMAATVLRTLFRCRKQPPPFYAGHNFSITSSPWISPANSHCIKMLVYQYDKNGKPICISS; via the exons aTGGAGCACAGCCACATCTTCACCCTCTTGCCCCCCCCCAATAGCAGTGCCTGGAGCCCGGGGCAGCAGCCGGCCGACACTCCCCAGGGTTGCCCTCTCGGACCACTGCCCGTCATCTACTACAGTGCCCTGCTCTGCCTCGGCCTGCCCg CCAACATACTCACAGTCATCATCCTCTCCCAGCTGGTGTTACGGCGTCAGAAGTCCTCCTATAACTACCTCCTGGCGCTCGCCGCCGCTGACATCCTGGTCCTCCTGCTCATCGTCTTCGTCGACTTCATATTGGAGGACTTCATTTTGGGcgcgcccctccctccctccctcaacaaGGCGGTCCAGGTCCTGGAGTTCTCCTCTATCCACACCTCGATCTGGATCACGGTCCCCTTGACCGTTGACCGTTACATTGCAGTCTGTCACCCGTTGAAGTATCATAGCGTTTCCTACCCAGCCCGCACACGGCGGGTCATCATGGGCGTCTATACGGGGTGTTTGGTGTCTGCGGCGCCTTACTACTGGTGGCCTGAGCTGTGGCATGGTTTACCTGGAGGTGGTACAGGAagtggaggaggggggagtagTAGTAGTGCTGCGCAGCATGTGCTAGTCTGGGTGCACTGCGCGACCGTTTATCTCCTCCCCTGCTCCGTCTTCTTCTCCCTCAATGCCATGATCGTCAGGAAGCTCCAGCGCCGTCGCAGCTGCTTCCGCCTCCGCGGCTACTCCACGGGCAAGACCACCGCCATCCTGCTCGCCATCACCTCCGTGTTCGCCGTCCTCTGGGCACCACGCACCGTCATGATCCTCTACCACCTGTACACGGCACCGCCGGCATCCCCAGGTCCTGCCCGCCTCCTGCACCTCCTAACCGATGTGGCGAATATGCTAGCTCTCCTCAACACCGGGGTCAACTTCTTTCTCTACTGTTTCATCAGCAAGCGTTTCCGGACCATGGCGGCCACGGTTCTCCGGACGCTGTTCCGATGCCGGAAGCAGCCACCGCCATTCTACGCTGGACACAACTTCTCTATCACCAGTAGCCCCTGGATCTCCCCAGCCAACTCCCACTGCATCAAGATGCTGGTCTACCAGTACGATAAGAACGGCAAGCCCATCTGCATCTCCTCGTGA